In Tenebrio molitor chromosome 6, icTenMoli1.1, whole genome shotgun sequence, one genomic interval encodes:
- the LOC138132597 gene encoding beta-1,3-glucan-binding protein 2-like — MTTSLKVLLLIGVLGGLSGATRDLRSLRYAIPQPSIQAFKPSGLRVSIPHVPGTTLFSFHANINTPIDNMSPGQVSHEVHQKNGDHWVVNDANVKLQIGDKLYYWIYVMRDNLGYRHDQRAYEIKELVSKDGEEEDQCDGTAATETPSPTLAPAKLDHNQGICEKVVWNLTQSLLDLRQESDSLRETNDILRDMVEKHPNTSKTLLLDGPMVNDDDLAVMIQAIVKDKLNLSFKVKNVNRKKNGTVSFQVGSVSEKVEVVKAAKRKLKYSSFTITY, encoded by the exons ATGACGACGTCTCTTAAAGTCTTGTTATTAATCGGTGTGCTCGGTGGTCTTTCTGGTGCGACTCGTGATCTCAGATCGTTGAGATATGCCATTCCTCAACCGTCAATCCAAGCATTCAAGCCCAGCGGACTGAGAGTGAGCATCCCCCACGTCCCCGGGACCACACTTTTCTCCTTCCACGCAAACATCAACACACCTATAGACAACATGTCACCGGGACAAGTGTCACACGAAGTCCACCAAAAGAACGGAGACCACTGGGTGGTCAATGACGCAAACGTGAAGCTGCAAATCGGTGACAAACTCTACTACTGGATCTACGTCATGCGAGATAACCTCGGCTACAGACACGACCAGCGGGCGTACGAAATTAAAG AGCTTGTTTCTAAAGACGGAGAAGAAGAAGATCAGTGCGACGGGACCGCCGCCACCGAGACACCCTCCCCGACACTCGCTCCTGCAAAACTCGATCACAATCAGGGGATCTGTGAAAAGGTGGTGTGgaatctcacgcagagcctgCTCGATTTGCGACAAGAAAGCGACTCCCTAAGGGAGACGAATGATATCTTGAGGGATATGGTGGAAAAGCATCCGAACACGTCCAAGACCCTCCTGTTGGATGGCCCCATGGTGAACGATGACGATTTGGCCGTGATGATTCAAGCCATCGTCAAAGACAAACTCAACTTGTCGTTCAAGGTCAAAAACGTGAACCGGAAGAAGAATGGAACGGTCAGCTTTCAGGTCGGGAGCGTGAGCGAAAAAGTGGAGGTGGTCAAGGCCGCCAAGAGAAAACTGAAATACTCGAGCTTCACCATCACGTATTGA